The proteins below are encoded in one region of Bacillus vallismortis:
- the gsiB gene encoding glucose starvation-inducible protein GsiB, whose amino-acid sequence MADDNKMSREEAGRKGGETTSKNHDKEFYQEIGQKGGEATSENHDKEFYQEIGEKGGEATSRNHDKEFYQEIGEKGGEATSENHDKEFYQEIGRKGGEATSKNHDKEFYQEIGSKGGNARNND is encoded by the coding sequence ATGGCAGACGATAACAAAATGAGCAGAGAAGAAGCAGGTAGAAAAGGCGGAGAAACAACAAGCAAAAACCATGATAAAGAATTCTATCAAGAGATTGGTCAAAAAGGCGGAGAAGCCACTAGCGAAAACCATGACAAAGAATTCTATCAAGAAATCGGCGAAAAAGGCGGAGAAGCCACTAGCCGAAACCATGACAAAGAGTTCTATCAAGAAATCGGCGAAAAAGGCGGAGAAGCCACTAGCGAAAATCATGACAAAGAATTCTATCAAGAAATCGGCCGTAAAGGCGGAGAGGCAACAAGCAAAAATCACGATAAAGAATTCTACCAAGAGATTGGCTCAAAAGGCGGAAATGCCCGCAACAACGACTAA
- a CDS encoding YdbC family protein — MLIKKIVCKVDAANAEAFAKAQSQWGALSHVNGFIKQAGGWRKTADGLFTAEIISVWENREVYEAFMENEHDSIYEANEQKTVIHSIEVELCEEDEPALHDLLHNPDIRYELGWTVLRA; from the coding sequence ATGCTAATCAAAAAGATTGTATGTAAAGTAGACGCGGCAAACGCTGAAGCATTTGCAAAAGCGCAGTCACAGTGGGGAGCACTGTCACATGTAAATGGCTTCATCAAACAGGCCGGCGGCTGGCGGAAAACAGCAGATGGGCTGTTCACCGCAGAAATCATCAGCGTTTGGGAGAACAGAGAAGTTTATGAAGCTTTTATGGAGAACGAACATGACAGCATATACGAAGCTAATGAACAGAAGACTGTAATTCATTCGATAGAAGTAGAGCTGTGCGAAGAGGATGAACCGGCCCTTCACGACCTGTTACATAATCCTGACATCCGGTACGAACTGGGCTGGACGGTTCTGAGGGCATAA
- a CDS encoding manganese catalase family protein: MFKHTKMLQHPAKPDRPDPVFAKKLQEILGGQFGEISVAMQYLFQGWNTRGNEKYKDLLMDTATEELGHVEMIATMIARLLEDAPLDQKEKAAEDPVIGSILGGMNPHHAIVSGLGAMPENSTGVPWSGGYIVASGNLLADFRANLNAESQGRLQVARLFEMTDDKGVKDMLSFLLARDTMHQNQWLAAIKELEAQEGPIVPGTFPKALEKQEFSHQLINFSEGEESAQQNWLNEKAPDGEAFEYVKEAKAFGEKPELKPAPPFVHDTLPGRE, translated from the coding sequence ATGTTTAAGCATACGAAAATGCTGCAGCATCCTGCTAAACCAGATCGTCCAGATCCAGTATTCGCGAAAAAATTGCAAGAAATCCTAGGCGGGCAATTCGGAGAGATCTCTGTTGCCATGCAGTACTTATTTCAAGGCTGGAATACAAGAGGAAATGAAAAATACAAGGATTTGCTGATGGATACGGCAACTGAGGAACTCGGGCATGTTGAAATGATCGCTACGATGATCGCCAGACTTCTTGAGGATGCCCCGCTTGACCAAAAGGAAAAAGCCGCTGAAGATCCGGTCATCGGCTCCATTTTGGGCGGCATGAACCCTCACCACGCAATTGTTTCAGGACTTGGCGCCATGCCGGAAAACAGTACAGGCGTCCCTTGGAGCGGCGGCTATATCGTAGCAAGCGGAAACCTGCTCGCAGACTTCCGTGCCAATCTGAATGCGGAATCACAAGGACGTCTGCAGGTCGCACGCCTGTTTGAAATGACGGATGACAAAGGCGTGAAAGATATGCTTAGCTTCCTGCTGGCGCGTGACACGATGCACCAAAATCAATGGCTCGCCGCCATTAAAGAATTAGAAGCACAGGAAGGCCCGATAGTGCCGGGGACATTCCCGAAAGCACTCGAAAAACAAGAGTTCTCACATCAGCTTATCAATTTCTCTGAAGGCGAAGAAAGCGCCCAGCAAAATTGGCTGAACGAAAAAGCGCCGGATGGAGAAGCCTTTGAATATGTGAAAGAAGCGAAAGCGTTTGGAGAAAAACCAGAGTTAAAACCAGCACCGCCTTTTGTTCATGATACACTTCCCGGACGCGAGTAA